In Bradyrhizobium sp. 1(2017), one DNA window encodes the following:
- a CDS encoding DUF5906 domain-containing protein, whose translation MTIHARAAHLNRALVTLRAFDSGKPPANLADPLAGLKSLPQWVLWRLEQYDGEPKPRKIPYDPKTLQRADTTNPTTWASFETATTIATINPEFRIGFVFTLNDPYIFVDLDACRDPDSGTYNDEATHICTRLFPGVAAEVSQSGSGLHLIMRGDKTQFGNRRNKWGGRFEFYQNNRFIAIAGSQWIGNADLEQTASLQTFLPIREHDRDNQEIETIRDPRWSGPEDDQELLARMFASDDKISDDRLAELNDTIMCNPSDWFAKIEFDRLSKRVPFAALWNGDAKVLNHLYPSSTGQQFDHSAADLALMNKLAFWTGKDHVRMIRLFNICALGKRDKWIRRAYYRNRTASSSNIACCNIYSGTVAERREKQRKENERIGEQLEFDTTTKLMTLVEMEASLFFAKTGNSGAVANAINREVLSMSVARNSYAASLETLKYKDGRSGKEKEKPVPGLELWLKSTKRMNVDAVTWKPDGGPICEPPERPGESAFNVWRGLIKPTFTDHFISDDRLRDNWLPVWREHLAYLVPIEAERTRFEQWLAHILQHPGEKVETGWCFVATQTGIGRNWLSGVLSRVLRGYVLNNAILDTILEGKYNGRMSRKLLMVVDEARAGMRGTNSWGLSEKLKTMVNADYREINEKHGLQWVEHNALRWLVFSNNWDALPIEQNDRRWNIIENPTQPQPTSYYDFIYERMRQNELIAAVWAHLSTLSLDGFNVGHRSIENDARKRMLSNLANEVEQALAEFKDHWQAQVARFETIKQFVKHRIPNANETVIRRNLSKQEMIFCERRVTKDNVRLVIIRDLNEQQIYADPALYVQLANVEANRLRTNGFLPFTVAVAS comes from the coding sequence ATGACTATACACGCCCGCGCCGCGCATCTCAACCGCGCGCTTGTGACACTGCGCGCATTCGATAGCGGAAAGCCGCCTGCAAACCTCGCCGATCCTCTCGCGGGCCTGAAATCCCTTCCGCAATGGGTGCTGTGGCGACTTGAGCAATACGATGGCGAACCGAAACCGCGCAAAATCCCATACGATCCGAAGACACTTCAACGCGCCGACACAACCAATCCGACCACATGGGCGAGTTTCGAAACCGCGACGACCATTGCGACGATCAATCCGGAATTCCGGATCGGCTTTGTTTTCACCTTAAATGATCCATATATCTTCGTTGATCTTGATGCGTGCCGCGATCCGGACTCCGGCACATATAACGACGAAGCAACGCATATTTGCACGCGCTTATTTCCGGGCGTAGCAGCGGAGGTTAGCCAATCAGGAAGCGGCTTGCACCTGATCATGAGAGGCGACAAAACCCAATTCGGCAATCGCCGCAACAAGTGGGGTGGCCGATTTGAGTTTTATCAGAACAACCGCTTTATCGCCATTGCGGGCAGCCAATGGATTGGTAATGCCGACTTAGAGCAGACAGCATCGCTGCAAACCTTCCTTCCGATCCGCGAACACGACCGGGACAATCAAGAAATCGAGACCATCCGCGATCCGAGATGGTCAGGGCCGGAAGACGATCAGGAACTATTGGCCCGTATGTTTGCATCTGATGACAAGATTTCAGACGATCGGCTTGCAGAGTTAAATGACACGATCATGTGCAATCCGAGTGATTGGTTTGCCAAAATCGAATTCGACAGGTTGAGCAAACGAGTTCCGTTCGCCGCGCTATGGAATGGTGATGCTAAAGTTCTGAACCACCTCTACCCGTCATCAACAGGACAGCAATTCGACCACAGTGCAGCTGATTTGGCCCTCATGAACAAGTTGGCATTCTGGACCGGCAAGGATCATGTGCGAATGATCCGGCTTTTCAACATATGCGCGCTAGGCAAGCGCGATAAATGGATTAGGCGCGCGTACTACCGCAACAGAACGGCCAGTAGTAGCAACATAGCCTGTTGCAATATCTATTCCGGCACCGTCGCCGAACGCCGGGAAAAACAACGCAAGGAAAACGAGCGTATCGGTGAACAGCTTGAATTCGACACAACCACGAAGTTGATGACGTTGGTCGAAATGGAAGCAAGCCTATTCTTCGCTAAGACCGGGAACAGCGGCGCAGTTGCCAACGCGATCAACCGCGAAGTGCTGTCGATGAGCGTCGCTCGCAATTCGTACGCGGCATCGCTCGAAACGCTAAAATACAAAGACGGCCGCAGCGGAAAAGAAAAGGAAAAGCCTGTACCCGGCTTAGAACTGTGGTTGAAAAGCACCAAGCGAATGAATGTAGACGCGGTCACTTGGAAGCCGGACGGCGGCCCTATCTGCGAACCGCCAGAGCGACCGGGCGAAAGCGCCTTCAACGTTTGGCGCGGACTGATCAAGCCGACGTTTACCGATCACTTCATCAGCGACGATCGGTTGCGCGACAATTGGTTGCCTGTATGGCGCGAACACCTCGCCTATCTCGTTCCGATCGAAGCGGAACGCACTCGATTTGAACAGTGGCTTGCCCACATTCTGCAACATCCCGGTGAAAAAGTCGAAACTGGCTGGTGCTTCGTCGCAACTCAAACCGGCATTGGTCGCAACTGGCTAAGTGGCGTTCTGTCGCGCGTGCTACGCGGCTACGTGCTCAACAATGCGATTTTGGATACGATCCTTGAGGGTAAATATAACGGCCGCATGTCCCGCAAGCTGCTGATGGTCGTAGACGAAGCACGAGCAGGAATGCGCGGTACCAACAGTTGGGGACTGTCGGAAAAGCTCAAGACAATGGTGAATGCCGATTATCGCGAAATCAACGAAAAGCACGGCTTGCAATGGGTTGAGCATAACGCACTGCGCTGGCTCGTATTCAGCAACAATTGGGACGCGCTCCCGATCGAACAGAACGATAGACGCTGGAACATCATTGAAAACCCGACGCAACCGCAACCAACGAGCTACTACGACTTCATTTACGAACGAATGAGACAGAATGAATTGATAGCCGCAGTGTGGGCGCATCTTTCCACGTTGTCGCTCGACGGGTTCAATGTTGGACATCGCAGCATTGAGAACGACGCGCGCAAAAGGATGCTTTCGAACCTTGCGAATGAGGTTGAACAGGCCTTAGCAGAGTTCAAAGACCATTGGCAGGCGCAAGTGGCGCGTTTCGAGACGATCAAACAATTCGTGAAGCACAGAATTCCGAATGCGAACGAAACTGTCATCCGAAGAAACCTATCGAAACAAGAAATGATCTTCTGCGAAAGGCGCGTCACCAAAGACAACGTTCGCTTGGTGATTATCCGCGATCTGAACGAGCAGCAGATTTACGCCGACCCCGCGCTCTATGTGCAGCTTGCGAACGTCGAAGCAAACAGGTTGCGAACGAACGGGTTTCTCCCCTTCACAGTTGCCGTCGCTTCATAA
- a CDS encoding helix-turn-helix transcriptional regulator, which produces MNPVNIIIRSSAMTSTVLLVDASTHAAFAPSDILVNSKAARTMLGNISHATLHCWQHGLHHRTRNKIIAPLADFPAPVMISGRRYWRRSDLEKFINGRASAA; this is translated from the coding sequence GTGAACCCCGTCAACATCATCATCAGGTCATCCGCCATGACATCAACGGTCCTGCTCGTTGACGCGAGCACACACGCGGCTTTCGCGCCCAGCGACATCCTCGTCAATTCCAAAGCTGCCAGGACAATGCTCGGCAATATCTCGCACGCGACGCTACATTGCTGGCAGCACGGTCTACACCATCGCACGCGCAACAAGATCATCGCCCCGCTCGCGGACTTCCCCGCCCCGGTCATGATCAGCGGTCGGCGCTACTGGCGCCGGTCCGACCTCGAAAAGTTCATCAACGGTCGCGCCAGCGCCGCCTAG